From the Sulfuriferula nivalis genome, the window GTTTGCTCATGACAAATGCGCATGCCGAAATGACTGAGCAGCAACGTGCGGTTCATGTCCTGAATCGATTGGCGTTTGGCCCACGTCCAGGCGATATTGCCAGTGTCATGAGTATGGGTGTGTCACGCTATATCGATGCGCAACTTGACCCAGATAGCATCCTTTTGCCAACCGAGTACAGGCAACGCCTGGATGCGCTGACTGCGCAAACTGTGCCTACAGAAGACCTGATCCAGGCGCTACGCCCTGACAAGCAGGCCGATGCCGAAGCGCGTAAGCAGCAGCGCACTGAACTGATTAAACAGGTTGCCGAGCATGATGCGCAATTGCGACTGGTGCAGGCACTGTATAGTCCACGTCAGTTACAAGAGGTGATGGTGGATTTCTGGTTCAATCATTTCAACGTGTTTGCCAATAAAGGGCTGGATCGTGTGCTGGTTGAGGATTATGAGCGCAATGCCATACGTCCGTATGCGCTGGGTCATTTTCGGGATTTACTGGGAGCAACGGCCAAGCATCCGGCCATGCTGTTTTATCTGGACAACTGGCAATCAGTCGGTGCGGGCACGGAGCTATTCAGACCCCTGGCCAAGGCCGGAAAATCCAGCGGGCTGAACGAAAACTATGCACGTGAGGTGATGGAGCTGCACACGTTAGGGGTGGATGGTGGTTACACCCAGCAGGATGTAACTGAGCTGGCGCGGATGCTGACGGGCTGGACGTTCTACCCGCGCAATCTGGGGCAGCGTGACGATGGCTTTCAGTTCAATGCGCGGGTGCATGATAACGGTGATAAGCAATGGCTGGGCTATCATGTCGCCTCACAAGGTGAGCGTGAAGGCGAATTCGCACTCGATGTGCTAGCAGCCAGTCCGGTCAC encodes:
- a CDS encoding DUF1800 domain-containing protein, which codes for MKWWLLCMGLLMTNAHAEMTEQQRAVHVLNRLAFGPRPGDIASVMSMGVSRYIDAQLDPDSILLPTEYRQRLDALTAQTVPTEDLIQALRPDKQADAEARKQQRTELIKQVAEHDAQLRLVQALYSPRQLQEVMVDFWFNHFNVFANKGLDRVLVEDYERNAIRPYALGHFRDLLGATAKHPAMLFYLDNWQSVGAGTELFRPLAKAGKSSGLNENYAREVMELHTLGVDGGYTQQDVTELARMLTGWTFYPRNLGQRDDGFQFNARVHDNGDKQWLGYHVASQGEREGEFALDVLAASPVTARHISYELAQYFVSDTPPPALVDKLTRRFLDTHGDITQVLRSLFDSHEFWDVSNVGSKFKTPYQYVLSAVRATGDDVSNIRPIMGTLSQLGMPLYGYLTPNGYKNTADAWENPEAITQRINFATALATGHLPLNREPDMGKPAPMPEIDAGDLLSTLGVSISAQTRATVMSTATDRLRAAMVLGSPDFMQH